CTCCATCAGCAATCGCTAGCTTCGTTAGGGCAAAACGTTGggggaagaaaaggaaaacataagATGAGAGAGATTTGGTTTGGGGCAGTCAACAGTTGTTCTTTTACcgtaaaatcaaataagatgAAATTTAATTAGGCTTTAGCccctaaaaaattataaatattgcTTTTGGAATTAGACTTTAGCCCCCAATGCTTAGGAATTTAATTAGCCTTTAGCCCCCAATTATTGAATTATGGCTATAGGTCAAAAAATACTAAATAcatgctctctctttttttaacaaaaaaaaatgtaaggcgAGCTATATTTCTGGAGGGGAGTGAGACTAtatattttgataataatttttttcaatgggggggaggggggataAAAATTCAGCCAAGTCAGGATTCTTGTATTTCACTAAGAGATCAAAAGTTCGAATCTCTCCACTTGTGTGTGGGTGTTCTTCTCTTAAAtgagtttttcctttctttctttaattcTACCTTATAACGGACTTAGTTCTTGTATCGGTTGAGTTGTTGGATTTAGTTGTCTCgtgaactctcacaattgatataGTGTTCCGGGTTTTACTTCATTAGTTTTGTTaaactttgtaaaaaatcagttcgatAAATTGGATAACTAGTGCTTAGtctagtttttcaatttttattcaaaCCAACCACAATACGCAGTAAAAAAGAGCTTGGGACACTCTATGGGGTGCCCCAATGGTATGAAGTTGGAATCAAAGAAAAGGCAAAGGAGTTGTGGAAAAGAATCGAACGCTGCATTGTCCGAAGTCACGCAATTGCCGAGCACCCCCTGAAAATCAGATCCCCAAGAAAGAGTGTTGAATTGTTGAACAGTTGAATTTATACAACCTCTGGTGAaatatcctcctcctcctataTAAAAAGGAGGAGTTTTTCGGAGGTTTTTCCAATTTGGGACCAATTTACCCTTTAATTTCAACCATTTTACGGATTGCCCAGGGCATGCCAAATTCTCAATTACAATTTTCTCCCTCAATTTCGAACAATTTACAGTTTTCCTAGGTTTTATAATGCGCCAcagattctctctctcacatacatcTTCCCCGTTCTCACAAACTCCAAACCCGCCTTCCACAGACCCCCAGGGACGACAACAGTAACGGCTGACAACCCGACCTCCTCGCCGCCGGCCCCCAACTCACCCCCGACGATGCCCGCTCCCTCCTCTCCTTCTTCGCCCACGACCAGCTCCTCTCCATCGTCCAATCCGCCACCCTCCGCCACCTCGACGTCCTCTCCGCCTTCCGCACGAACGGCCATCCTAGACCAGATCGCGTCTCTCCACtgctctctgtctctgtctctgttTTTGCTTTGTTAGACACACTCGAGATTCTGTTCTCTTCTCATTCTCTTCGAGTTGAATCGAAGAAGTCAACGATGTTTAGATTGAATAGAAGAATTCAACGATCTGTGTCTTCACTCGAGATTCTGATGATTGTTGATTTTGCCGATTTCTTTTCCATTCAGTGATGTTCGGCTTTCgaataaatcaatttttaggGCTTATTTCTTGGTAACATTTCTTAGGGATTTTGTTAGggctttttgttttggtatgattttctATCTAGATCAGCTGATTTGGATAAGGAATTTTCTTTGCTTAACGATCTACTGATTTCTTACCTAGGTAAAGAATGTCGATCTACTGATTTCCACTTCTGGTCCTCTACTCTGAAATCGCAACCGGTAAGTTCTGAAGTTAGTTGTGTGTTTCGCTAGAATTATAAGTTCATTTTGTTATGCTCAAAGGcttcctttcttttgttttgttatggATTAGACAATAATGAAGAAAGTGAAAGCGAGCGATTTCTACTAATTTTGGTTCTAGCTCACCGATTCTGAAATCTCACTTAAAGCCTGTGGTAAGTTTTCTTGTTAGAAACTACGCTTGAAGGTTGTATTTTCTTAATCTTTTGGGATATGAAATTATGAGAGATCAGTAGTTTAAAGGAATGATgatgttgattttgttttttgaaatgcaGATATACAGATATTGGATTTTCTCTTCGACTTAGAAACTGATGCACTGGTGAGCTCTCAAATAAACTTTGTGCAGCTTCCTCTTTTGATTATTAGGACAATGAAACCCCAAACTTGAGATATTTCTTAATTTCCTGTGAAACTTTGATGGTCCTAAATTTTTGGATGCATGAATCAGTAGGTTACGTGACTTTACTATATATTCTACAGATTGCATGGTTAATCCTGATTACATGAATAACCAAGAGTTTTTTGCTAGAAGAAATGGATTAGTGTAGCTTTTATTTGATGAGCATAGGTTCTATTTTTGATGAGCATAGGTTCTATTTCAATCCAATGCACACAAAGGCAAATAAGAGGCCCCACATGGATGTATGGTGATTGGAACCCTGATGGTGGCATTTCATGTTTCGGTGTACCTCCTTTTGTCCATGAATGTGTATccacacttgtatattttcaagTCTTTGGCTACATTCTGTTTTGTGTGCCTCCTTGGTCCATGAATATCTGTTTTGGTTTCTAATtgctttctttccttctttcttcttcttctttttctcgcTTTCTCtgatttgtgtttatgtttgaGTTAAAGATTGATCTGTTTTTTTCATTAAGCACAATTATTTCCTCAAATGGAATCTCTGTAGAGGACATTTCATGCAGCTTATGTTATGTGCGGCTTAATTTGATAAATGGCGTCATTTATTTGAATAGTTGGCTTTTGTTGTGTTGTATTAGATCGAGAAAGCGTTGAGAGGTGTGAAGGTTGAAGTTACACACCGTGGGAATATTCGTAGGAAATACCGGATATTTGGGTTAACCTCACAAGCAACTTTCAAGCTAACTTAAGCTTCAACGTTTAGTTGGTGATATTTAAGAGTAATGGTTGCGGAagttgaggatttttttttgaactgtgcATCTGCTTTTTGGCCCATGGAAAAATATTTGATGATCTTTTGAGACATTGAATtaggtttattttgtttattattaACATTTGTATTGCAATAGAACTTGTTTTGGTATATTTTACTTTTGAATATCATAAAAATGGTGTTGCCATGTGTAAATTCACTAAAGGAGTATTAATTGTCAATTGCATACTTTCGTGCTTGATTGATTTATTGGGAAACTGTATTGGTGGCCATAATTTCAATCTGAAGAAGTACCAATAATTACATAATTTGGTAGTTGATATATTTAATGGTGTTTAAACCTGTTACCAACGGTAAGCAAGAATAGGTGTGATTAATGGGCCGACACTTTTGGGAGAAACATTGTCAAATGCTGTCAGCATGGTGCCATTTTAACGAGCCGTCATTGGTAACATTAGCggcaagaaaaataaaaggcgTTTCTAGAAGCGCATGTTATAATTAATGCCGATGTTTTCAAAGCGTCACAAAGATAAGCCAACAGCCACGAAGTCGGCGCCTGCCTAAAGCCTTGGCATGGTTCTTAGTGGCGTTTGTCGGGTCTATAATAGCATTTTCCAAATGCTAGCATAGCCTTTTTTTTCCTGTAGTGGGAGGTCCAATTGCATGGCTGTTGccaaagtaaaaaaaacaaatcttttGTTTGTGCTGATCATGTGTTGGATAGTTTTTTAGAAATTTAAGCGAAGAAATTTTCCATTGGAGTTGTATGtgaattttgtttcaaaattggggttcttgaatttgaaattgttttgtTAGATCATTTGTGTTCAAAAGCTCATGTTGATAGGAAATGGTCCTGTGAATGGACATCAATCTACCCTAGACTCTTTGATTGGCAACCCTGTCCCTCATGAGGAGAGACAAACATACAAAACTGAATTGGATTTGCAAAGTGCAGACACATATAAAAATAGTTGTCCTTTGTAAGAGAGAAGGTAAACGACTAAGATTATTGGTACTTGAACCCATGGTCTATTGGAACGAAAGCTATTGCATGTTAGGTTACCAACTTTCCCAAACCTAGCATGTTAAGAAAACAAGTGATACGTAGGTCCCCTGTGCTGGCTTGCTGAATACCTTTTCACAGTTATATTGATTTCTCATTTTCCCTAATTGGTGAATATTCTCTTTTGCAAGGGATATTTGTTGTACTATTGTGGCCCTGTGGAACAGTAATGAGTTGCCTTAATTGTTTTGCATGTTGTTGCCTTTTCTGAAGCAATGGATAAAGATGAATtgttaatttttggaaaaaattataaatattggAACCACATCttaattttctgaaatgaatTAATGTTTGTGCCGCTTTagttttgttctcttttctgTAGTCCGTACGACATGTTTTAGTAGTAAGACTTGAACTCTGGTATCACACTTACTACCGGAGTACATTTTGCCTCATGTTTATATGATGTGGTTCCTTTTAGCCAAGAGCAAGGGGGGAGGGATTAAGAGTCAAGGGGAGGCAGCTGACCCCACTGTCTCCGAAATTTTTTTAGGGATTGATATAATTTTCACCCGATTTTTACTCATTTGACCCccctttaaaattcatttttgccccAACCCATATATAATGGTTTTGTACTTAGGAAAAAGATGGGTCAAAATAGAATTTCCACCCACAAAAATCCCCAAAACGTAAAAAGCGTTTCATTCGTTCTTGCTctctaaagaaaaaaactagGTTTCTCCATTTTTGGAGACTGGAGAGATCTCTGCGTCGTCGCGTCGGCTCTTCTTTATCGTCTAAACAAGTACTTGGCTtcttcttcatctctctctctctctctctctctctccctccctaaGTCAATCTCTAATTTTGCCCTGGTTTCATTGGTTTCtgggaaaaaatatattgcatatgaatttaatttttgaccCCACTAACCAAAATTTCTGGCTCCGCCCCTGCCCAAGAGGTGTCCTGTTCTTTTTGTTAATTCCCTTAAAACTTGCAATCATAATCTTTGAGTAAATTCTAATAAAACTTGTGGATTGGTGGAATTTCTTAGGAGAACCAACTAACCCTTGGAGGCCAAAGCCATATGAACCAATAATTCAAAGGTCTATCTATGATTTTCTTGCAAGTCCATTTTTTACCATCTTTCCTAAATATACACCCACATCCACCATTTGTGCTAGAACAGTTCTAATGGCGACAAAAACAGATTGTGACAAATTATAGGTGCAGTGCTTATTCATTTGTAAGTCTTTTATGACTCAAAGTTCTTATTGACTATGAAAAAAGCTTCCGGTACAGTGACATCACTAGGTCACACGTCTATTATCATTAGGTATCAGTGTTCCTTTCTTACGGTTTTCGCTTGTTGGGATTGAGTTGCCTAAGCATCTATATCCAGAGTACAACTTTTTGTACTCCCATTGTCTTGTTATTTAAATTGTTCTCGCATGctctcttctttgtttttctaacATTTGTTTACATAACGGAAAAAAGTTGGCTCTCTAGCTTGGTCTCTCTTTTGGGAGAGAATATTGTAAACCTGTTATTATACCTCATTTAATGTTGGTAAGAGAATATTGATTATTGGCtaatactatttttttcaatctcTCTGTATGTGTCTGTAGATAGTTCCAAAGTTTTAGTGGCAAGCTACAGTTATTCAACTCTTGCATGTAAGTTAGTtgtctaattttcttcttcaagaaTGATAGCTTCAACTGTGTGAATTGTATCTTGGTTTCAACTACTGTGTTCAACTTGTAGGCCTCTCTTGTGCCTCTTGAATAAACATCAATAAGCTGTGTGACTCAATATTCCTCCTTAGTAGCGATTTACTTGTCGCTGTTGATTTCCATTTCTATAGTAACAACTGCCAACCACGGATAGAAGAGATATCCATACTAACATTGTGTAACATCTAAAATTTTCCTTCTCTGGTTAATTTATTGAATGTCCCGCTGAAGATATTTCTTCGCGGTGATATCTTAGTTAGCCATGCCTTCAGAATACAATATCAACAAAGAGTGAGGTCATATAAAATTTGCAGTTAGACAAAAGGTATGGTCTGAgattctgttttttctttttccaaaagaacaaaaaggatGGAAGATAGAAAATCTATAGCTAATTGATTTCAGTTAGTCATCGTTGATTTTTGACTTCCCTGGTAAGAATCAATTGGTCAGACATTGCAATTTGAATTGCGGAGTCTGGGAATCATCTTACAGAAATTTCAGAAAGGTGTCACCCATTTGAATGATGAAGTGAGAAATCGAAAGAGAATTATTGGGTAACATATTCAAGCCATTGTAGTTTCACttaacttatcaaaaaataatgtggtCACATATAATCTACACTTTGTGTATCTATTACATTTAATCCTTTTGCCGTTGGCATCAGAATTTTTCCCTGCTGGTTGCTATTGTATGTAGAAGAAAAGTTCATCTTCTTCCCCCTCAacaaagtggtggtggtgtctgTTTCCTTGTCTTGTGTTTTCGCTGTCTCTTGTGTCTTTTAGAGGctttctcttcctctcctcTTTTGGGAGAGCTAAGAGATCCAGTAGACACTGCCCCGTTCTCTTCATCAGCATTTTCCTGCTAATGGTTCAGGCACTTGGATTCTGCTAAGACATGGCTTGAAGGCTTGGCCAATAAAAATTGTTGATCATGAGTTCCGCAAAGGTTGGAATGTTTTCCGTCGCGCACACATGTTGCAGGTCGACCAAAAACTTATTCTCATGTGCGAACGCAAGTGGATCTTCCATACGGTTATGTTTGACGAACATGGTTTGGAACTTGTGTTTGATTGGTCGGGTCCAAATGGTATGGTCGCTGGCATGATTTGCCCCCTCCTTCCAGTTAGCACTTCAATATTCCAGTTTACATTGGCTTTTTGCAGAatatttttcccctttttgctTGGATTTCCATGTGTTGTCAAATCCCACTTGCGCACGTGtgttttcctgttttttttagATGGTCTACAAACAACTTGCTTGCCATCACTTGTGACAGCTCACAATGCAGTTGTGAATTTCTTTATTTCCACGTGTATTGCCCTGAGCTACAAAATGTATGTTATTCCTTTCTGTTGTATTCCCTTTGCTTTCTTCCGGTGCTTTTGACCATCTTGCCTGCATCATGCATTTTGCTCACAGACATCCTTCTTGCTGTAGGAATTTGAGACTCGCCTCTAACATGCCTTCAAGATGCTTGGCGCTTGAACAAATGGTGATAAGAATGGCTGCTTGTACCTGGACCATCCCAATTCAGGGTCTTCACCTGAATGTTGGCGCATTCAACGAATTTGCCGCTTCGCTCAATTCACAGTTTCTTAATCACATCATGGTTGTCATGTTGCCTACAGTGGAATTTTGGGTAATTGTCTTTGATGGGCACTATGACAGTGAAAGGATTTATGCCTGGTTTTAGTCCAGTCATCTAGCCGTTGCTCAGTGGCTTTTGCTCTTCTATGTGTTAATAGATGCGTTTTTATTTTCCCACATTAATAGATGCGTTCAGTAGGAGGTATTTTGGAGACTAAAGTTCGTGAATAGCTTGTCCATGCCGACGTATGTTGTAGAACTTTTTCGGGCTGTTGCTTTTGAGCTTAACTGCAGGTGTAAACTTAGTTTAGATATGTGGTCTCTTTCATCCAGTGTCGGTGTATGCATGCACACAATGTTCTAGCTACTGTCTTATGATATGCAATCTATGTGTAGGTTAATTTGTGCTTCTTCAATGTAAAACAACCAATGGGTTACGCTTTTTGCATTCATGATCGGTGGACTTAATTTGTGCTTCTTCAATGTAAAACGACCAATGGGTTACGCTTTTTGCATTCATGATCGGTGGACTGGCCAAAAGTGCCTCTGCCTTTTAACTCCGCACAATACTTTTTTATGTGCCTTTACATACTTTTTTATGTGCCTTTACATGCTATCGTACCAGCGCTACTAGCACAGGTTCAGTCCGCGACACTGTGCAATTGGTGTGTAGGTTAATTGTTCTTGTTTAAACTCTACAGTTGATACCAACAAAATATTACCCTAAACCATAAAATGTTCTTTTCAACGGGCATAATATTCGTGCCTTGCACGAGAGAGAACCTAGTCTAAAAAAAGATAGTCGTGACCCTATCATTGTAGTCTTAATTACGAGATAAAATAAACGAGGAATCAATAATGATTCCCacaaagattttttttcacatattatGTACATGCATTTTTGTGGTGCTCATATTGGgagtcccacaaaatgatccaaaccgctcatcttttttaaaatatttttttggagagttcctgtaaaaatcaactccaacggatatcaATAAGGACTTTCTTAAAAATCGTAGAACGAATTATTCTGTTttgccctacgaattctgaaaaagCTTTTACTGATATCTGTTGGAATAGATATTTTATGTAAACccttaaataatattttaaaaaaggtGAGCAACTCGGATCATTTTTGTAGGATCCAAAATAGacctcacaaaaatgtatgtatattatatgtgcacaaaaatttgTGCAAGTAGCACGATTGATGAGGAATATCATTTTGGACACAGGCCATCTACTTTCCCTTTCTAAATGCAATCAAATAACATCTCGTCACGATCATcgaatcaagttttttttttttttttctaatacgACGACGAAGCTTCAAAGACCCGTATAGCACCGTCTGCGGGCAGTGCCCCGAGCTCTTTTTCTACCACACGTGGTGGGGTGTGTCGGAAGAGAAGCTTCCAGCAGTACTATGTGGCTGTGACGGGGGTATTGAATTAATTAAGTTTTCCGCGGCTTTGGCACGTCCACGAAAATTGTCGTGTGAAATCGGAAAGATGCCAGAATAAATAAAGAAATCGAATGGAGGTGTACGTACAAAAAAGTCTGCTGCTTTTCTTGAATCAAGGCCGTCCACGCTGATAACCAACCACACACCAGTTTTCTACATCCTGCAGCAAGACACCCACGTGGGGTTTGGTGAGTGGTCAACGTACGTAAATCGCAGTCGACCTTCCTTTAGTCTTCAAATTAACaagattttcccttttttcctgtttttgttttgtttcccttggttcatttggtttgaaatttgTGTGCTGATTATTACTCCTACGTCTCATTTTGATTCCGTTTTTGGATGTCTCAAAACACATGTCAACATTCCAAAATCAAGCACAGAAATTTGGTAAAATTCTATTACTATTATTTACCTTATGCTTAAATTGGAGTATTATACTTGCATCAATCGAGTCACTTTTTAACTGTGTATAGATGGAAGGGAATGGATAATGCTATGGTGTCTATTCTTAAAGTGTCACCGTTATGCTTTTTGTGATTTTCGGTTATGCCTTTTGTGGTTTCGGTTATGTCATGTGGGATTTCATGTTATACAACATATGGAACCACACATGGCATAACCAAAAACTACAAAGAGGCATAACTAAAATCACAAAAAACATAACCGAAAATCACAAAAGGCATAACAGATACACCATAGCATTATCTTGGATGGaatgttaaatattttttgatgttATCATTAGGCAAATGATGTGGTGTCCCCTACCCAAAAGGGTAGACACCATAACGGTTATGCCTCCCAAAGGTTTTTTGTTATGCCTTTGTATGGTTGTGTTATGCTATTTTTGTAATAATAATgtcatttttaaaaagtgttatgatataatataataataataaaaagatatgccattttaaaaattaatccaTGTAATGGCAAAACATGTTATGTCATTTTGTAGTTGTTATACTATTTATAATCGGTGTCCCCTTTTGGGTAGGGAACACTATATCATTATCCTTATCATTATGCTtctttaaaaagttaaaatctcAAATTGAACTATTGAAATGGGACGAAGAGAGTGGTATTTAGGTCTACAGAGCCGGCCATAACTTTTCGGGGTTTAAAGCGAAAATTTAAAATGGGAACTCTTTGATAGACTATAATAAGGGATAATAATGCAGGAGGGGCCCTtacaattcataattttttgtaaaacGCATTAACAAGTTCGAAAAATAGAGTATTGATCTCTTGTTATAattcttatgaattttttaCTAAATCGTCCAATCAATAGTAGAGaatcaagggtttttttttttaaatggagaTGCAACGAACGCTTTTTGCCTCGTTTTTTcaaaggaagggaaaaaagcTCCTAACCCTCCAAACTTTCATCAAAAGTACTCCTAGCATGCAATTCTATACGTATTAGCCCAATTTAGAAACAAGATCCATGtgatcatcaagaagaaaaaggaagaaaaaggttCGGTACAAGTTCAATCGAGGACACCTCGTGCTCTTTTTCCAGCAAACAATGCTTATTGACACCGCATTTTAATATCGTATTTTTTTGCTTCATAAATACAAATGTGATGGTCTCTACACGGACACCTGTATGGGAACCACCAAATTCGCCATATTCTCCTTCCTTACCCACCAAGGCAAAGTACCAATGTACTTCTAGTGCACTTGTACTAGTAAGCCAAATAATATTCCAAAACAAATCTTGTGAATCTATGATAATGATGTTTATGTATTACTAAGTAGTAATTTTGGACTAGTCTCTATAATATACTCCTATGTGGGATAAAGTCTCACACTTCCCCTCGCGTGCATCCAAGCGGAGGTATGGATTGATGAGGGGAGACGATTGACTCATGTGGAGATTTGACCACGTGAGGTGACGCCACACAATGCCTATAGATTTTTCGGAGAGTTCCAACCTAaaaataattatcaataggtGGAGTAATTTGTAGAATATATCAACCTAATTTTGGTGACTTAGATAAACGATGTGAGAATTAGTCTAACAGTAACTATACCGACATAGATTTTtgtctgaagcaaagttgggtATTTCGTAAACCCCCTTACCGATATTCaaatgaactgattttttatgggGACCTTAAACAagttgttttgaacaaaatgagcggctccgatcatttttgtgcCAAAATGGATCCAAATTTCATCAGTGCGGGCtgtctattttgaaaaatctatgCATATAGCTCTGTTAGTCTAACGCTTGCATGAGTTTATCACCTTATCTCCTACAATAAGAGCTGGAATTGGAAACCAAGTGAATCATGGTGTCGGGCAACgaagtgaagaaaaaaggggCATTGATGTGTGAAAGTAGAAAGCCAAATGTCAAGCAACTTGACAAATGTATCACCCGCATTTGCTGACTGCATTAATTAAACGAgttctgtttctgtttttttgtaaACCAATTAAAAACTGCAATTTCATGAGGGGTTTAATTACAAAATTCTAGATTAAAGCCAGAGTTCTATAAATCCTTAACACTGCTGGGAAGAGCAGCGCTACAGCCACCGCACgccgtgtggggcccactccgggctcgcacggatgatccaagtcgttcaataatttttttttaaaaactgagtGGGCATCGCAAAATAtcatctcaatccaatatgtgtaggtACCGAATACACAACATTTGGTTCACAAGGACTACTACTCAAGAGCAAGATTGAAACGCACGACCGTGTGCTTGGGGGAATTTCACCCTCACACCACTTGTTTAAAAGAGccggattattttttgtccttgtttAAAATTTTTCTGCACTTTtaagttttgcgtcaaatttttttttttttagattattgttCATTTGCATCCTGTCTaataagtataaaattatgattaaAATCTTAACAAAGTTCAATAAAGACAGAAGAATTGAatagacaaaaataataattcgatttttttttataggccaAACCAACTAACTCCGACAAAACCAtctacaaaaattcaaattttggtgaagttggttgtctcatgtCCCCCTAGTGGAGGCCTAAGTTCAAGCCCCACAAGGAGTGACTTTGCGGTTCAGGGCTATGGACAGCTTCTGAACCCCTTGTTAAGTAACATACTAATATCCCGCTAATCCCTGCTAATGTATAAAGAGTACTACTTTTGTTGGTAGAATTAATCAAATAAAATATTCCTACCTTGTTCCTTCACCTTTCTTATCTTTATGGCGCCCCTAGTTTGAACAGAACATTTTTCTCTACCCATTCGTTGCTTTTCTCTTCTACGTACATTCATGACTCAAATTAAGACAATTAAAAATGGCATTGAAAAGAGAACTACTTTTCCCTCATTAATTGATGGATTCCAAGTCCAACCCGTGGGCTCTCTGCTTATCTTTCATTCGATCACATACATGTATTCCGGCCAATCGATTGTAGCCGTCTGATTGTGGACCACCATTCAAAATTGCATGATGCAATGAGGGTTCGATGATGAAATCATATGGTCAatttaatgacaaaaatgacAAATGGAAATCAATTTGTCATAATAAAATGGGGAGTTTGGGTTGAAATTTCTTTGAAAGAAAGACCCTGTATTTTGATATTGATAGCAaaaggaaaggggaaaaaaagaaaaagaaaagattggcCCAATGGCACAGTAAGGGATTAAGATTAGAGGAACAAAGAATTGGGATTGAAGGAAGTCAAGAGACGAACGTCACTAAAATGTTgaaaattggtgcaaaaaatagaaagaaagggTGGAGTAATAGATAAGCTTGTCAATCAAATATGTGGAGGAATAATATTGATGCCTTCAACTACTGGTTAATTTCCGGAAATCGTCCCGTAGGTTCCTATATCATACAAAATTATATCAATATTTGTCCGGTATGTGAACGTTCAACTATATGATGTATTGAGTTGAGCACGTCTAGCCCATGTGGTggtctatttcttttttcaacgatttatgaaaaaaattaacaaaa
The sequence above is a segment of the Rhododendron vialii isolate Sample 1 chromosome 13a, ASM3025357v1 genome. Coding sequences within it:
- the LOC131315260 gene encoding uncharacterized protein LOC131315260 — encoded protein: MLQVDQKLILMCERKWIFHTVMFDEHGLELVFDWSGPNGMVAGMICPLLPVSTSIFQFTLAFCRIFFPFLLGFPCVVKSHLRTCVFLFFLDGLQTTCLPSLVTAHNAVVNFFISTCIALSYKMNLRLASNMPSRCLALEQMVIRMAACTWTIPIQGLHLNVGAFNEFAASLNSQFLNHIMVVMLPTVEFWVIVFDGHYDSERIYAWF